Genomic window (Pogoniulus pusillus isolate bPogPus1 chromosome 17, bPogPus1.pri, whole genome shotgun sequence):
ACAGCCCAAGGGCATAGgcagagtccccagccctggagaacCCCAAAAAGCTTGGCACCCCTTCATGCTGCCACTCAGTGACCCCATctcccagcctggggctggcaccagcTGAAGAAGCAGCATAGAGAGCCCCAACTGCATGCATGGGGGCACAGCCTtggcagggaagaggagggcTCGAACACTCAGATTGTGCTTCCAGCTTCTCCAGATCATGACAGGAGCTCATGGAGCCTGGGCTGGAGAGAATCTTCAAACCATGGGATCACCtgtgttggaaaagacttttcagatcatggagtccaaccattactccagcactgccaggtcatcatTGAACCATCTCCATGGCCTTGatacccctccagggatggggactccaccactgccctgagcagcctgggccaggccttgacaacagTCAAGGGTAAGAAATGGTTCCttgcatccaacctaaatctcccctggtgtaacttgaggcaatttcctcttgtccGGTCACTTGTTTCTTAGGAGAACAGACcaactccccacctggctccaagctccttctagagtgttgcagagagccagaaagtctctcctcagcctccttttctccaggctgtacaaccccaggtccctcaactgctccttgccagccctgctctccagactcttcaccagcttcattgccctcctctgtccctgctccagcacctcatgtCATGGGACAGGACGGGGGCTatgcaggaggcagggcaggtgtggggaCACTGTTGGGTGTCAGAGCTGGTGGCTCGGGGTCTAGGACTGGAAGGTCAAGTGTCTGTGCCCAGGGTGCGGGTGCTGtgggccctggcagggctggtgctgcgTTTGCATCTCTCACGGGCGTGTGAATTGGACTCTGCACACTTCCCAGCGCCAGGCAGCGCCAATTAAGGGCTGGAGGGGTCAGAAATGACACCTCTGCAAATGGGCCCGGCATTCCCAGGCTCCTGCcggccccagcctggctctgtgggtTTTGACACCTCCAGGTGGTCACGAAATTGTCACCTCGCGCTCCTGCCCCAAATAAAGCCGGGGCTGCCCGGGCACCCCCAGATGTGGGCACCAGAGCAGACCTCAGCCATGGCCAGACCCCCAGCACCACTCCTGACCCAGGGCCTCCAGCCCTCGATGAGCACTGGTCTGCTACGGGACCTCGATGCCACcatcccaaatccttcagcaGAGCTCCCCAGGACATCCCCGCGTCACCCACGGGGCAGGGAGCCAGAGACCGGCGGGCGATGGggtggcagggctgagctgggtcAGTGCGGGGGCCCCGGGGGCCCGCGGCAAAGCGCCAGCGAGCGGGAGAAGCTGCGGATGCGGCGGCTGGCACAGGCGCTGCTGCAGCTGCGGCACTACCTGCCGCCCACCCTGGCACCCGCCGGGCAGAGCCTGACCAAGATCGAGACCCTGCGCCTGGCCACCCGCTACATCGCCCACCTCTCGgccctgctggggctcagcGAGGAGGTGCTGGCCCGGCGGCGGGGCACACCGCCCCGGCACTGCCCGCTCTGCCCGCAGGGCCTGGGGTGCTGCCAGGGCCCGGTGCCCCGCCTGTGCGCACCGGCCCCGCGGGATGCTTCGTCGCCCGGCTCTGTGGGCTGGGCGTCACCTCCCACGGCGGTGACCCCTCCCGAGCTGCATGAGGCTCCTGGCGTGGAGACAGGATCCTGGGGGTTCCCTCGCTATGTCCCTGCTGCGGGGACTCCCCCAGAGGTGCTCGGGGTTCCTGACACTGGGATGGAGACATGGGCGTCCCCCCACTACATCCCTGTGACAGGGACCCCCCTGGAACTGCACCATCTGCCCAGCTCCATCTCAGGGTCCTGGATGTCACCACCAGACCTCGGAGCAGTGACTCCCTTGGGTCCTCCCCAGAGAGGCACCGTGACCATGGGCACTTGGACAGCTTCATCCTGCTGCTTGGAGTCTGCAACAACTTTGGAGTACCTTCAGGCAGGACTGGCGGACACGGGACCCCCTGGGACTCCTGCGTGTGGCTCCCGGCTGCCTGAGCGCCACCAGGTACCTAcaccccaccccagccccagaCCCTGTACCCCCTGggacaggtgggcaggagaatTGGTGTTCTTTGTGGGATGCAGGGTGGGAGGCAATGGGGTCAGGGTGGGGGGCACAGAGGTGCAAGATGGGTGGTAATGAGATGCAAGGTGGGGGCATGGGGTGCAGGGCATGGCGGTGGGGGGGGCACAGTATGTGGGatgtgggacagggaggggaagggtcaTGGTGCCACCCCACACCTAATCGGTCTCttttggcacagctctgcagcccaccAGCCTCGGACAGTCTcgcctccccagccccctgtgcacctctcatcctgcccagctgcacCCCAGCACGGCACTGGGGGGGCTCCAGTTGATCCCACACTCCCAGCCGCAGACCCCTGTGGGGTGGCAGTGAGGTGGCTGTGCCACGCAGCACCGCGGATAGGCGCTGGGGAAGGCGCTTCAttaaacctgctctgctcccctcacctGCCTCGTCACTGCGGGATTGCCTCGCTGCACTCCTGGTTGTTTTACAGGGCACCCCCGCAGGCTAgcaccgcccccccccccccccccccccagccagctgtgctccatgccCTCTTCCAGCCCACCCCACAGCCAGGAAGTTAACAGAGGGACTCCCCGCTCAGGTGGGCTCCCCAAGCTCCACTGACGCTTGGAAGTGCCCATCGGGTCCCCTCCCCAAGCCCAAAGTCCccgggagggctggggaggggggctgCACTAACGCCTTTGTGCTGCGGGCACCGTGCCCTTTTGGGGACCTGGGTAGCCCAGGGGGGCAATATCTGGGGAGGATTGGTATCCCCTCTTGCTTGGCATAGCCCCCATGTGTCTCCCACCCTGACTCTGCAGGGTCTGCCCTGGAATGGAGACCCATGCAGGGGCACCCGAGGTCTGTCCCCAGTATAAGACTCACGCAGGGGGATCccaaggagaggacacagctccGCCGGGCAAGGCTAGCCCCCGGGGGAGCTCACACGCAGCCGTCAGACGGAGGGACAGGGTGGGGCTGGCGTCGGCGGAGCCCCCAGAACCACTTAGCGCCAGGCTCCTAATGGCCGGGGCGAGGTGGGGCTCGATGTCCCTGTTCCCCGCCCCATGCCCCCTACAAGGTCCCGGGCACTTCCTGGCACCCCTCAGAACCCAGCGAGGCCGCCGAGAGCTGACGTGCAAGCCCTTTATTTACACTGCCAGGTCTGCACCAGCCCGTAGCTGGGGACGGCAGGGTGTTCTCCACCCAGCCTGATGGCCCCTGTGTACTCCCTTTACTGTCCATCATGCAGGCACCAGGCCATGCCCACGGGCACCAGCCACcgcccctcaggagcactgaAGCCCTGACCAGGTAGGGGCGTTTGAGACTGGGGGCCATGgagtgagcagagctggggagtggGTGAGGGTCCAGTGGTGAGCTCAGCCACTCAGCCCACCCCATGGCAGTCAGGAGGTGTGTGCACAGCAGTCAGTGCCAGGCAGGCCTAGCTGGAGCCAGTCTCAACCTTGAACCAGTCCAGCACCGTCTGCTGGTTCTGCTTCACCCAGTTGATGTTGGTGCGGGTCCTCTCCAGCGCCTGCTCCAGCGCCCGCGTCCCCGACCCGAACCCGATGTCCTGGTTGTCAGCTTTGAATTGCTCCAGCTGCCAGAGAgaggggcagctggagcaggcacagggcacCCAAACACCATCCGACAGTccctggcagcccctggcacccATACTGGGTTCTCTGGTGCCCTGGTGCCcatgcccagcctcacctgctgcagctcaaACTCGCTGGCAAAGCGCTGGGTCACTGCCAGGATCAGccgggagaaggagaaagagccaCCACCATACCTGGGGGAGCAGCAGGGTGTCTGAGTGGGGGCAGATGGTGGCATCCCCAAGGGGAAGAGCAGACTGGCAGCCCTCCACAGGCCCACACagccccccacagccccctgCCCGGCACTCACTGGCCGAAGAGTATTTTCCAGTTGCCACGGATGAAGTCCCAGGCCAGGGGCTGGCCAACCACATTGCTGGCGATGCTGTTGATGGTGGAGGTGGCATCTTGCTTCCGGATCTTGGTGGGGTCCAGGGTGTACTGCAGGTACCTGGAGGGCAACAGCTCCGGGTGGTGAGTGGCTAgcatgggcagagctgctgtgcccaccTGGCACCCTGTACCCACCGGTTGAggatccagggatgggggctgcaggagagggcGGTGCGCAGCTTGTCGGCCTCGGACACCACGCTGGCACTCCGGAACCTCTCCCAGATGAACTGCCAGGCCTCCTCCCCACCCGTGGCCACTATGCTGCAGTAGATGGAGGAGCGCAGGTTCGGGGGGATCCtgccagggagaggagaagagtcAGACAGGAGACCTTCACTGTGCCCACTGTGCCCACCCATTGCAGCATCACAGTGCCCTGGGGACTCCTGGTGGCAGTGGAGCACCCTGGGAATTCATGGCAGCGCCACAGCACCCTGGAAATtcacagtggcactgaggcagCCTAGGTCATTATGATGGCACTGAGGCACCCTGAGGACTCCTGGTGGCACCAGGGCCCCTTGGGTGCTAGTGGCAGCATGAGGGTACGCTGCAGACTCATGGTGGCACTGAGGCACCCTGGAGACTCACGGGTTTTGTGCAACATTTTGCTTCCACTCCTGAAAGTATTTGATGGCCAGGTCCTGGCACTCGGTGATGCCataggagcaggcagtgctgatgGCATTGATCTCATTGTACCTGGAGACAGAGAGGCCATGTGGAGCTGGGCACCACCACATGGCAGCCAGGCACCAACCAGGCCAGAAGAAGGGCAATGTTTGGCACAGACTGGGGTGACCATCCCAGTGTGGTTGGGGAGACCCTGAGGTGCAGCCCACCCCTGGAGTCGTGCCACTCACTGGTCCATCAGGCCCTCAGGGATGTTGGTCCAGTTGCTGGTGACACTCTTGTAGTAGTTGAAGAGGGGCAGCACCTGCTTCTGGATGTATTTctgggggacaggagggcagtCAGCACAtggtggcactggcagcagcccactgcccagctctgcgtGCAGACCCaggccctcagccctgctgcctggcacagtacccgctgcagggcagtggcacCACTCACCGTCATCACGCCGAAGACCTCACTGCGGTCAAACATCAGCTGGAAGTACTGAAGGTTGTtgagtgctgctgcccagggcatgTACTCTACCTCCTGGCTCAGGAACCGTGTGGTTCTCAAGGCCAAGGTCACGTTGACATAGTTGGCCCTACGAGGGGTGAAGGTCAGCTCCATGACCCCACAGCTGATGCCCATACATCTCCAGGGTAACCAACCTTCCGATACCCCCTGGGGGGCACACAGCGAGGCTCACCTGGCCAGGTTAAAGGCATCATCGATGATCTGGGCACGGTTGATCACGGGGATttgctgggagagggcagagttGGCAGCTCAGAGTAGTCCCAAGTGGGGTTGTGTGAGGTGGGGGTCGACCCacagcccctgctcctgccccgtgTACCTGGTAgttgctggagagctgggtgaggaGCTGGTCCCAGTTCTCTGGGTTGTAGTTGACACGGAAGTAGCCACTGACGTTCaggttcagcagcagccagctggggctactCACCTTGAACTCGTTgaaggtttctgggagggggagaggagatcagcccccccccccactcctgacagaCCCCAGCCTCCGCCTGAGGCAGGGGAGGTGGCAGCGAGGCTCCCGACCCCCGCGCAGGCAGGAGACGCCGTTACCTGAGCTTCTGGTCAGCCAGAGCCTCGACCCCCCGCTCTGGGTTGTCATCCAGGTGATAGGGACGATCCAGGTGTAGCTGCGCAGGGACAGGCAGGTGGTGGGACCACCGCTGGCTCCCCCagaccctgccctggccccaCCGGTGCCACCAGCCCCACGCCTCACTCACTTGAAGGCAGAAGGTCTCTCCACGGTGGAGCCGCGGTCCAGCAGGAAGTGGCTCTGGGTGGCGGTGCCGGTGAGGGTGTCGACGGTCACCACCGGGAAGCCCATCTGCAGGATCCAGCGATCCATGATGGCACTGacgctgccaggcagctgcagcccgtGACGGTCAACGGCCTGCAGGGGGGACAGAGCCGTGGGGCACTGGTGCCAGGGAGGTCCAGCAGGTGTCCAGCAGGGATCCAGACCACTTCTGGTGCTTAACCTCTCATCCAGCAGGTGGtgactgtgtggccatggccctGATCCACCGGGCActcccccagggcaggggcaaggGGTGAGAGGAGCAGGCGGGAGCAGCCAGCCCCCTCCTACCTGCTGCAGGTGAGTCCAAAGGTCCTTGTAGATGGTGTTGCTGTACTCGAAGGTGTGGAGGTaggtctgcagcagagcaccaggAGAGATGAGTGAACAGGGGCAGCTCCAGGTGCAGCACAATCACAGAGCACCCAGAGAACCTCTGCCTGCGGGATGCCCAACCagaagcagggctgggtgaccccagcaccagcagagccTCCTTGAGttgtggaatcatggaatcccaGAAGGgttttggttgaaagagaccttttagatcgtggagtccaaccattccccagcactgtcagggcaccaccaaaccacggccctcagcaccacatctccatggctttgaaacctctccaaagagaggactccaccaccccccataggcagcctgggacaggccttgacaaccttcaaggagaagaaattgttccccaTGTCCAactcaaacctcccctggtacaaactgaagccatttcctcttgtcctgtttcttGTTccccgggagaagagaccaaccaccacctgCCTCCAGTCTCCtcgcagggagctgtagagagacagaaggtctccccccagcctccgtttctccaggctgaacaaccccagttgcctcagctgttcctcaccagccctgttcttcagaccctttatcagcttccttgcccttctctggacctgctccagctcctcaatgtccttcttagagtgaggggcccaaaactgaactgccttaatcctgctggtcacactgctgctgttccaAGCCAGga
Coding sequences:
- the LOC135182674 gene encoding mesoderm posterior protein 1-like; translation: MSTGLLRDLDATIPNPSAELPRTSPRHPRGREPETGGRWGGRAELGQCGGPGGPRQSASEREKLRMRRLAQALLQLRHYLPPTLAPAGQSLTKIETLRLATRYIAHLSALLGLSEEVLARRRGTPPRHCPLCPQGLGCCQGPVPRLCAPAPRDASSPGSVGWASPPTAVTPPELHEAPGVETGSWGFPRYVPAAGTPPEVLGVPDTGMETWASPHYIPVTGTPLELHHLPSSISGSWMSPPDLGAVTPLGPPQRGTVTMGTWTASSCCLESATTLEYLQAGLADTGPPGTPACGSRLPERHQLCSPPASDSLASPAPCAPLILPSCTPARHWGGSS